A genomic window from Sulfurospirillum diekertiae includes:
- the leuC gene encoding 3-isopropylmalate dehydratase large subunit, whose amino-acid sequence MGQTITEKIFSDHVGHAVKAGEIIKSKIDMVIGNDITTPISIRAFEESGATKLANPDGFSIVMDHYIPAKDIASANQAKISREFAYKHDLKHYFDEKDMGIEHALLPEKGLVVPGDVIIGADSHTCTHGALGAFATGMGSTDLAFAMITGENWFKVPESIKVVFSGKPKPYVYGKDLILEVIRILGVDGALYRTLEFTGDTIGYLSMDDRFSLCNMAIEAGAKSGIVAVDETTKAFLKDKNLAREPKFFYSDADAEYIQVLNIDVANLDPVIAYPFLPSNGKSINEAVKDDLSIDQVFIGSCTNGRLEDLRIAAKILKGHKVARKTRLIITPATQKISLQAQKEGLVDIFVEAGAVFSNPTCGACLGGYMGILGEGERCVSTTNRNFVGRMGARTSEIYLANSAVAAASAIMGKITDPRTL is encoded by the coding sequence ATGGGACAAACCATCACTGAAAAGATTTTTAGCGACCACGTGGGTCACGCTGTCAAAGCAGGCGAAATTATTAAAAGTAAGATTGATATGGTTATCGGTAACGATATTACCACACCTATCTCAATCAGAGCATTTGAAGAGAGTGGTGCGACCAAACTTGCCAATCCCGATGGTTTTAGTATCGTCATGGATCACTACATCCCCGCCAAAGATATCGCCAGTGCCAATCAAGCCAAAATCAGCCGCGAATTTGCGTACAAACATGACCTCAAACACTATTTTGATGAAAAAGATATGGGTATTGAACATGCACTTTTACCTGAAAAAGGGCTTGTTGTTCCAGGTGATGTCATCATCGGTGCAGATTCACACACCTGTACACACGGCGCACTTGGCGCTTTTGCAACGGGTATGGGCTCAACTGACCTTGCGTTTGCGATGATTACCGGTGAGAACTGGTTTAAAGTACCCGAGTCCATCAAAGTGGTTTTTAGTGGCAAACCCAAACCCTATGTCTATGGAAAAGACCTCATCCTTGAAGTGATCCGCATTTTAGGGGTGGATGGCGCATTGTACCGCACACTTGAATTTACAGGCGACACGATTGGTTATTTGAGCATGGATGATCGTTTTTCATTGTGCAATATGGCGATTGAAGCGGGTGCGAAAAGCGGTATTGTTGCCGTTGATGAGACAACCAAAGCATTTTTAAAAGATAAAAATCTTGCACGTGAACCAAAATTCTTCTACTCCGATGCGGATGCTGAATATATCCAAGTTCTTAATATCGACGTAGCGAACCTTGACCCTGTTATCGCGTATCCATTTTTACCTTCAAACGGTAAATCCATCAATGAAGCCGTCAAAGATGATCTAAGCATTGATCAAGTCTTTATCGGCAGTTGTACTAACGGTCGTTTGGAAGATTTACGCATTGCGGCAAAGATTCTTAAAGGTCACAAAGTAGCACGTAAAACACGTCTTATCATTACACCCGCAACACAGAAGATCTCCTTGCAAGCACAAAAAGAGGGTCTTGTTGATATCTTTGTTGAAGCAGGGGCGGTCTTTAGCAACCCAACCTGTGGCGCATGTTTAGGTGGATACATGGGTATTTTAGGCGAAGGAGAACGTTGTGTCTCCACGACCAACCGTAACTTCGTAGGACGTATGGGCGCTCGTACCAGTGAAATTTATCTTGCTAATTCTGCCGTAGCAGCAGCCAGTGCGATTATGGGCAAAATCACCGATCCAAGAACTCTTTAA
- a CDS encoding YgaP family membrane protein has translation MKCNVGKTDKMIRAIAGIAVIIVGVIYSSWFGLIGVVLLGTALMRFCPAYLPFSIDTSKGDESGSCGGGGCGCGK, from the coding sequence ATGAAATGCAATGTAGGAAAAACAGACAAGATGATTCGCGCGATTGCAGGTATTGCTGTCATTATTGTAGGAGTGATCTACAGCAGTTGGTTTGGATTGATTGGTGTCGTTTTATTAGGAACAGCACTTATGCGCTTTTGTCCAGCGTACCTCCCATTTTCGATCGATACCTCCAAAGGTGATGAAAGTGGCTCTTGCGGTGGTGGCGGTTGTGGTTGCGGCAAATAA
- a CDS encoding Crp/Fnr family transcriptional regulator, with translation MLSLNEFEFAKALSSEEFEYLMHHAKRVSIPKNTILFYQEDICKDILLLGKGEIELYMYGENDKKIPLYALKEGEQCVINTSSTISQTPAIGTAQSLSDVEGWMVSEEVVKHLMHQSPTYLNYVFSLFTIKLDALATLIQDIKFKKLDSRILEWLRTHHSNLVQATHEEIAEALGTSRVVVSRVLKDLEKQNIIRLHRKEIEILS, from the coding sequence ATGCTGAGTTTGAACGAGTTTGAATTTGCTAAAGCCTTAAGTAGCGAAGAATTTGAATACCTTATGCACCATGCAAAACGCGTTTCAATTCCTAAAAATACCATACTTTTTTACCAAGAAGATATTTGCAAAGATATTTTGCTTTTAGGCAAAGGCGAGATAGAACTTTATATGTATGGCGAAAACGATAAAAAAATCCCTTTGTATGCACTCAAAGAGGGAGAACAATGCGTCATTAACACTTCAAGCACAATCTCTCAAACACCCGCCATTGGTACTGCACAAAGCTTGAGCGATGTTGAGGGGTGGATGGTCAGCGAAGAGGTCGTTAAGCATCTAATGCACCAATCCCCTACATACCTCAACTATGTTTTTTCACTCTTTACGATCAAACTTGATGCCCTAGCTACACTCATTCAAGACATCAAATTTAAAAAACTCGATAGCCGCATTCTAGAATGGCTCAGAACACATCATTCAAACCTTGTACAAGCAACCCATGAAGAGATTGCGGAGGCATTAGGAACATCGCGCGTTGTGGTGAGTCGTGTACTCAAAGACCTCGAAAAACAAAATATCATTCGTCTCCATCGTAAAGAAATAGAAATTTTGTCATAG